The Canis lupus baileyi chromosome 37, mCanLup2.hap1, whole genome shotgun sequence DNA window AAATCACTTggtttatataatattctttcaGAAAATTGCTTTCATTAATTACTCTCATGGTTAAGATTTTACCATAAGTTTTACGTGGTCATAGACATTTGTCTCTTTACGTgctctaattttcttttacacACGGTTGCCATTCTCCATCCTCAATATTCAAAGAGAAAACagttttcagaaaattaaagaacaagAAACAGCTCAAACTCTAcctctgttttaaaatatcagaaccagtatttctttcattttaatatctCTGAGTCAAGAACAGttcaagagcatttttttttttgccataatgTTTTGACCGCTAGGATTCATTAAATCTTTCAACaacatttataaggaaaataataatattggtaATTTATAATACTTGAGAATATCCCAAGCTCCCAGCTTCTTGTGCTCTTTATCCATGGTCTTACTTGATCTCTATATCCACCTACAAAGATAGGTCAGCAGAGGTTGTGCCTGGAGGACCAGGTCTCCATCCGTATTTCTCCCACCCCACACGGACCTCGCTCCTCCACACCCCACCTGACTGCAAGGATGGAGCCTTTCTCCTCATtctgtctttttatctttttttgctttctctctcttctccattttgtttccctttgctCCTATTCTTAGTGTCCTCTGTGACCCCTTGGCACCAAAACGTTGGTTTACCTCCAACTGAAAACTTAACTCCGAGTCCAGTATCTTGCCATTGAAATGGAAGCCTAGTATGTTCCCGCTGATTTGTTTGAGCTGATTCATTCATGATGATCAGAATGGTCCCTTCCTTCAataaaactctgtgtgtgtgtgtgtgtgtgtgtgtgtgtgtctgtctgtctgtctgtctgtctgttggGATAGGGTGGGTGTTCTATTTCCCTTCCCATATCACCTGCATCAGAATTTTTGTAGTCCTTACTGTTACTCATGCATTCAGAGTTTTTCACTAGACAGTGACTGCTTTTGGTACAAGTACTCCCTGTGCCTGCCAGCAGAaaagattttctatattttaatatttttttctctgcaattactttatagattttgggATTTCTAGGAGAAAAGATCAAAAAGGCATCATCGAGCATAGACTCTTTTCCTGAATAGTTAAGCCTAAAATGGCCACAGCCTTGGCCCTTCAGACTCCAGAGATGCAGGAGGGACATCTGGCAGTAAAGGTAGAAGAACAAGAGGGGGATAACCCTCATACAAGAGAGATCTTCCGTAGACGCTTCAGGCAGTTCTGCTACCAGGAGACCCCTGGGCCCCGAGAGGCCCTCACCCGGCTCTGGGAGCTGTGCCGACACTGGCTGCGCCCCGAGACCCACAGCAAGGAGCAGAtcctggagctgctggtgctggAGCAGTTCCTGACCATCCTGCCTGAGGAGCTCCAGGCCTGGGTGCGGGAGCAGCACCCCGAGAGCGGGGATGAGGTGGTGGCCGTGCTGGAGGACCTGGAGAGGGAGCTGGACGAGCCAGGAGAACAGGTGGAAGATAGGAAAACAGAGGTTTGTACCTACAGGGAGAGTGTGGGTTTCAGTGcagcaagaggaagaggaggatttCTTTGTTCCTGATGGGGTGTGTTGTGGGTactctatctctctgccttttcctctttGCCAGTTTCTTGGTCCTTCCTTTCCTGTGCAGTGGACCTGAGATGGCTCCCTTACAGTGTCTTCTCTGATATTTGATTCCTAACTGTCCTTAATTTCCATCAGGTCCCAACCTATGTCTGTGAACAGGGAGAGTTTGTGAAGGAGAAAGCATCCCGGAGAACAGCCCACGAGGTGTCAGGTGGCCGGCTCCAAACCTTGGAAGAGCTGCATCAGTGCAATTCTCGAGAGATGTGCCCGGTTCAGGAGATCGGTGAGGATTAGAGTTTCCTCAGGAGGCCTTCCTCACTCCCCGAGTGTCTATCAGTTCAGCACCTCTGTTCCatgtctgctgtgtgccaggcagtgtgcttGGTTTTAGGGATACTGTGACAGGCAGGGGAGACATGCTCCTTGCCCTCAGGAAGTCTGCAGCctggtgggagaggcagacagtCACAGCAGTTATGGTTCCGTGAGTTTTCTCCCTGGGGGCTGGGCATCATTGTTTACCCAGGGACAGTAAACAGAAACCATGGTTATTTATCTCCTGCCACCTACTCTCCTGgctgttttttcccattttcctttggaaacataACATTTATGTGATCTACTTATTATTTCAGGTGACGGGGCTGGGACTTGGAATGTGGAGTTAACTCCAAAGAGGGAGCtttctaaagaaatgaaatctcttGTGGAAGCACCTGAAAAATCGAATGGTGATATTATTCAGACTCCTGAATGTGGAGACACCTGTGACCATGAGGGCAGATTGGAAAGGCAGCGGGTGAGCTCTTCAGTGGAAAGACCCTATATCTGTGGTGAATGTGGGAAGAGCTTCACCCAGAATTCCATCCTTATCGAGCACCAGAGAACACACACAGGCGAGAAGCCCTACGAGTGCGAGGAGTGTGGACGGGCCTTTGGGCAGCGGTCAGGCCTGTTTCAGCACCAGAGACTCCACACTGGGGAGAAGCGCTACCAGTGCAGCATCTGTGGCAAAGCCTTCAGCCAGAATGCGGGGCTTTTCCATCACCTCCGGATCCACACGGGGGAGAAGCCCTTCCAGTGTGGTCAGTGCAGTAAGAGCTTTAGTCGACGCTCTGTCCTCAGTAAGCATCAAAGGATTCACTCTGGGGAGAGGCCTTACGAATGTGAAGAATGTG harbors:
- the ZSCAN23 gene encoding zinc finger and SCAN domain-containing protein 23 isoform X3 gives rise to the protein MATALALQTPEMQEGHLAVKVEEQEGDNPHTREIFRRRFRQFCYQETPGPREALTRLWELCRHWLRPETHSKEQILELLVLEQFLTILPEELQAWVREQHPESGDEVVAVLEDLERELDEPGEQVEDRKTEGEFVKEKASRRTAHEVSGGRLQTLEELHQCNSREMCPVQEIGDGAGTWNVELTPKRELSKEMKSLVEAPEKSNGDIIQTPECGDTCDHEGRLERQRVSSSVERPYICGECGKSFTQNSILIEHQRTHTGEKPYECEECGRAFGQRSGLFQHQRLHTGEKRYQCSICGKAFSQNAGLFHHLRIHTGEKPFQCGQCSKSFSRRSVLSKHQRIHSGERPYECEECGKNFIYQCNLIQHRKVHPLLSPASPLEQLLKNSKFSQQLMKYQETKDVIYAVQICAT
- the ZSCAN23 gene encoding zinc finger and SCAN domain-containing protein 23 isoform X4, giving the protein MATALALQTPEMQEGHLAVKVEEQEGDNPHTREIFRRRFRQFCYQETPGPREALTRLWELCRHWLRPETHSKEQILELLVLEQFLTILPEELQAWVREQHPESGDEVVAVLEDLERELDEPGEQVEDRKTEVPTYVCEQGEFVKEKASRRTAHEVSGGRLQTLEELHQCNSREMCPVQEIGDGAGTWNVELTPKRELSKEMKSLVEAPEKSNGDIIQTPECGDTCDHEGRLERQRVSSSVERPYICGECGKSFTQNSILIEHQRTHTGEKPYECEECGRAFGQRSGLFQHQRLHTGEKRYQCSICGKAFSQNAGLFHHLRIHTGEKPFQCGQCSKSFSRRSVLSKHQRIHSGERPYECEECGKNFIYQCNLIQHRKVHPLLSPASPLEQVGQHFLTSDH
- the ZSCAN23 gene encoding zinc finger and SCAN domain-containing protein 23 isoform X1; protein product: MATALALQTPEMQEGHLAVKVEEQEGDNPHTREIFRRRFRQFCYQETPGPREALTRLWELCRHWLRPETHSKEQILELLVLEQFLTILPEELQAWVREQHPESGDEVVAVLEDLERELDEPGEQVEDRKTEVPTYVCEQGEFVKEKASRRTAHEVSGGRLQTLEELHQCNSREMCPVQEIGDGAGTWNVELTPKRELSKEMKSLVEAPEKSNGDIIQTPECGDTCDHEGRLERQRVSSSVERPYICGECGKSFTQNSILIEHQRTHTGEKPYECEECGRAFGQRSGLFQHQRLHTGEKRYQCSICGKAFSQNAGLFHHLRIHTGEKPFQCGQCSKSFSRRSVLSKHQRIHSGERPYECEECGKNFIYQCNLIQHRKVHPLLSPASPLEQLLKNSKFSQQLMKYQETKDVIYAVQICAT
- the ZSCAN23 gene encoding zinc finger and SCAN domain-containing protein 23 isoform X5, whose translation is MATALALQTPEMQEGHLAVKVEEQEGDNPHTREIFRRRFRQFCYQETPGPREALTRLWELCRHWLRPETHSKEQILELLVLEQFLTILPEELQAWVREQHPESGDEVVAVLEDLERELDEPGEQVEDRKTEVPTYVCEQGEFVKEKASRRTAHEVSGGRLQTLEELHQCNSREMCPVQEIGDGAGTWNVELTPKRELSKEMKSLVEAPEKSNGDIIQTPECGDTCDHEGRLERQRVSSSVERPYICGECGKSFTQNSILIEHQRTHTGEKPYECEECGRAFGQRSGLFQHQRLHTGEKRYQCSICGKAFSQNAGLFHHLRIHTGEKPFQCGQCSKSFSRRSVLSKHQRIHSGERPYECEECGKNFIYQCNLIQHRKVHPLLSPASPLEQSISTFKSLA
- the ZSCAN23 gene encoding zinc finger and SCAN domain-containing protein 23 isoform X2 translates to MATALALQTPEMQEGHLAVKVEEQEGDNPHTREIFRRRFRQFCYQETPGPREALTRLWELCRHWLRPETHSKEQILELLVLEQFLTILPEELQAWVREQHPESGDEVVAVLEDLERELDEPGEQVEDRKTEVPTYVCEQGEFVKEKASRRTAHEVSGGRLQTLEELHQCNSREMCPVQEIGDGAGTWNVELTPKRELSKEMKSLVEAPEKSNGDIIQTPECGDTCDHEGRLERQRVSSSVERPYICGECGKSFTQNSILIEHQRTHTGEKPYECEECGRAFGQRSGLFQHQRLHTGEKRYQCSICGKAFSQNAGLFHHLRIHTGEKPFQCGQCSKSFSRRSVLSKHQRIHSGERPYECEECGKNFIYQCNLIQHRKVHPLLSPASPLEQVSGPTPSFPCQHLSSLMKPLFLNIYLC